A window of Bactrocera tryoni isolate S06 unplaced genomic scaffold, CSIRO_BtryS06_freeze2 scaffold_25, whole genome shotgun sequence genomic DNA:
ATAAGTGTTACCATATCCCAAACgattgaaagcaataaaaataaataaaaaaaaatcaaatgcaGGAAAAAAATTACCCTGGGCTTTTTACTCATGATATAGCAAGAAAAGGGAtaatgatttatgtatttggCGTATAAACCTATTTTTCATTCGTTTGATAAAAGTGTAGATATGGcaatacttattatttgacatcacggaacacttattgttattgtgcgtgtaataatatctacgtaaaatataaaatgcttattttaagcaaatatctaaaatattaatgaaaagtaaatatgtagaaatattgtagtgaagtgtaagtgtatatatatatgtagtgcataatatgaaagaaaaagttactataaatcgagaaattgcaaaatcaaatttgcgaaattttcaactttaatctcttatctcgaaaactataagtttgcggcggctatACCAACCATaaacttttaaccctgaaaccgtgggatggtatactaaaacCGACCACAAATATctccaatatataatatatatatattatacatttacTTAATCTGGAACTTCCTATTTTCGTTTGTatccattttaaccccgaaatcgggggatgctattctaaatatAGCAATATTAAGATTCTTTTGGCGCCACGATTTGATGGTACGGATGGATAGAGGAGGTGTTCcagattaaaaaatgtatacgcATATACCCTCCTCAGACTCATAGCTTTCGAGATATAACCcacttttcatttttcaattattatatatttacttaaactgtacacattttagtatttatatcaaaaatttataccaattgtgtattttttaagaaaataaatatactttaacaagtaaggaagggctaagttcgggtctcaccgaacattttatactctcgcacgataaaatgataatcgagatttcattatccgtcatttacatatttttcaaataccgtatttgtgtaaagttttattccgctatcatcattcgttcctaatgtatatactcgtattatacagagaaggcatcagatggaattcaaaatagcgttatattgaaaaaaggcgtggttcttaaccgatttcacccatattttgtacatgtcatcagggtgttaagaaaatgttacataccgagtttcattgaaatcggtctagtagttcccgagatatggtttttggtccataagtgggcgaggccacgcccattttcaattttaaaaaaaagcctgggtgcagcttccttctgcaatttttttcgtaaaatttagtgtttctgacgttttttgttagtcggttaacgcacttttagtgattttcaacataacctttgtatgggaggtgggcgcggttattatccgatttcttccgtttttgaaatttatatggaaatacctgaagaaaacgactctgtagactttggttgacatagctatagtagtttcccacttttccaaaacaattgcgtccaaatatgcccctccctaatgcgatcctttgtgccaaatttcactttaatatctttatttatggcttagttatgacactttataggttttcggtttccgccattttgtgggcgtggcagttggccgattttgcccatcttcgaacttaaccttcgtatggagccaaggaatacgtgtaccaagtttcatcatgatatctcaatttttactcaagttacagcttgcatggacggacggagagacgaacggacggacggacagacggacggacagacagacatccggatttcgactctactcgtcgccctgatcactttggtatatataaccctatatctgactcctttagttttaggacttacaaacaaccgttatgtgaacaaaactataatactctcgttagcaacattgttgcgagagtataaaaattattttgcacatTCAAACTTTTAAAAGATTTGTGTGTTTACATTTATGACAAATAGCAGTGTTGCCATACTTTGTGTCctgaaaatataatcaaaaatttttatgtttcataTTTAGAGAAATAAATGATTCGAAATGAACTAttgtttcatatatttatatggattatattcaataataaatagaaaaaacttaggtaaaggttcaggagagcggcttttctgaaaacgtgcaccaattttcacgggaaatgtcttaaaatactcgtttttagttctactttacgaatatgttaggcgcgtgcttttaaaaacaatattttctttgttttaatagaaaaacatcgtatttcccgaaatcaaaaattcacttttgcactTTACAAGCctttagatattaaaaatatattttctatcaattatatacacgtaattattgatgttctttaattaattaattagagaaatggtttttattgttatttttataaaaatatgtaaaacttcacaatcacttcacttcaacgaaaatgGCAAGGTTATGTTCGAAATTATGGCATCGCTGTTGTAAATTCGAATCTATTGATTTATGCACTGATCGTTTTCGAAttatcgatactctcgatatttGAGTTTGAAagagaattggtaaaaatgagaaatacataatagaaaaatttataattcattattattgcagaaagaagaagaagttggacacagaagaattatgaacgccggggtgttggaccgaccagggttattttttttcgagcgcttctgtgtccaacttcttctttctgcaataataatgaattataaatttttctattatgtgtTTCTCCTTTTAACCAATTCTCGTACAGACccgaatattgagaatatcgatattttaatttctttctatttttccaACGGGTTGGGTTTACTTTAGTatctcattttcattgcttaTTCCTCTTAAATGCGTGcacggatttttttaaatttatatagcacggatagccaatgaattaaactttggtttaaatgtaaatttattgttaaatgttaatttgttttttagatataagtaagcaaaaaacgcacattttcacatttgctcAAATAATGGCTCTCTTCTTTTGAGGTTTTTGTTACACtgcttgcaaaaaatttaaccaatttaacacacacacattctttgaaatatatttaattgaattaatgataaattatgaattttaagttggaattttatgtacaatttaataaataaaacagctttCAATTACGTGTTATACTGTTCCttgaaatgtaagcaaaattacTGAATATGAACTGTCAAACGGCGaagaaaataaacacaaaaggAATACAGTAATAACCCAACAAATCAAAATGGTAGGTTACATTTGGGTTACTTTACATAGGACTCATTTCGGATCGAAGGTTGAaagtattaacaaaatacgtccatataacgaaaatttggaataaaaaattgcgcgattttttattccaaattttcgcctgcggcgcttttttcaatgtaatagattatactgaaaatataatgaaaatttggaataaaaaatcgcgcgattttttattccaaattttcgcctgcggcgcttgtttcaatgtaatatattatactgaaaatataatgaaaattttgaataaaaaatcgcgcgattttttattccaaattttcgttatatggacGTAATATATTGCCCACTTTTCAGGGTCTTGTATAAATGGTTGGTTGGGTTATCTTGGTATTAccgatacatatacaatttttaattttcagtgtttttgttatttaaataaagtggatttccactttaattcattgaaaaaataataataataataaacatagagTCACTCtatgcgtaaaaatacatacattttataataattagcgAAAATTGTAGGGAAAAACTGCGATTTTACACCATTTTCAGGAGGCTGCCCTAGAGCCCCCCGTGGTCCTAGGGGGGGAAGGGTGCTATTATTCAAAAGCTCCATTCATTACCTTTCAAATGAGGGGGGTAGCAAGCCCCCAGCCCCCTCCCCCTTTGCGCAAAACCTCTTCAAAATGAGATACTAAACTAAACATTCCccatcgtcggagaccctataaagtatatatataaatgatctgtatgtcgagctgagtcgatttagccatgtccgtctgtctgtccgtttgtccgtttgtctgtatatatacgaactagtctctcagtttttaagatatcgttttgaaattttgcaaacgtcattttctcctcaagaagctgctcatttgtcggaacggatatcggaccactataacatatagctgccatacaaactgaacgatcggaatcaaatgcttgtatggaaaactttcacatttgacaagatatattcacgaaatttggtatatgttattttctaaggcaacaatgtaatctccgaagaaattgttccgatcggttaactatagcatatagctgccatataaactgaacgatcggaatcaagttcttgtatggacaactttcacatttgacaagatatattcacgaaatttgatatatgttattttctaaggtaacaatgtaatctccgaagaaattgttcagatcggttaactatagcatataactgccatacaaactgaacgatcggaataaagttcttgtatggacaactttcacatttgacaagatatattcacgaaatttgatatatgttattttctaaggtaacaatgtaatctccgaagaaattgttcagatcggttaactatagcatataactgccatacaaactgaacgatcggaataaagttcttgtatggaccactttcacatttgacaaaatatattgacgaaatttgatatatgttattttttaaggcaacaatgtaatctttagaacggattactatagcatatagcttccatacaaactgaacacatagttactaacagaaatgcacctgtgaagggtatttagcttcgctgcaaccgaagttaacgttttttcttgtttttctattatgtttctctcatttttatcaattcttgTTTAGTCTCtaatatcgagagtatcgatatttcgaaaccGATCGCTGCTTGTATCACTAGTATCAAATTGAATTTCGAACAGTGATGCCATTTATAGCGTAAATATCGtgcaaaatcataatttttctttttgtttttactacaaaaaaacataaaaatagataacgcGCCATACATATTcgtaaattggaattaaaaacacgaattttaagacatttcccgtgaaaattggtgcacgttttcggaaaagccgctctcctGAACCTTTACCAAAACTTATTATAGAATgcaaagtttttcaatatttctctcTTTTTGATATACATAGGTGTTCGATCGatgagtattattttttttgaagcgcggccgaaggccaccagtgcagaaagtagttcgaCACAAAAGAACTATGAACACcacggtgttggaccgaccatgaattgcatataaaattgtggaactttaaatacaaatatcttgAAAACTATGAGAAgggtatatgtgtatacattttttaatccaGAGATCATCCTCTTTCCTATTATACCCTCAAAACGCGGCGGTAAAAGAATCGTAAGCGTGCCCCAAATGTATACTTACCCCTTCATAGCTTCTTGTCTCTACTCCTTTTTTAGTAACTAACTTAATTTCCTGCTCAATTCCTCTTTGATctaaaaaatgttcatattaGCATAATGTACGTAGGATACTAATACTTCTTACGTGGCGGAACTTTTGAAATGAAGCAGATCTCGTAAGTTTCATAGACCTCAGACATGAAGGTGAACTTTCCTTTCGTAATGTGTTCACCTTTCGACAATATGTGTCCTTTGGTATCTCTAGCcttaaaaattagaatttataCACAAAGAAACAGACAATATTTGCTAGCAATCGACTTACAATGTAGTCAATCAACTGTCCAGGGACAGTGGTCACCTCATAATCTCCTTTAACCAACTGGTTTGGCTGTATATCTTCCTTTAAACACTTTTGACCGTTTGGCTTTATATTAAACATCACACCTATAACAAGATTATAAGtgctaagtaaaataaataacctTAAAAACATGTTTGCTAAAAATTAAAGGAGTTTAGTGAGTTGGCGTTACAAATATGAGATAGTCAAAATCTATCGATTAGTGGAAATTCGATAAGGCCACCCAAAGACGGCAGCAATCGGTTACTATAATTTTGGCAGTCAGTTTTAGATTGCTGAAAGAGTGTATTGCTATTAATATTGCCAATGAGAGACTGCAATATGCAAATGTTGATactaggggtattctcttgctcttgcaaaacccttgcacggtgcaagtattggggccgtcgccccgggcgcaacgtcttgcgGTGCAATTGATCGGTCGGGTTTAGTATCGCGCCGGTTAATGTTGGTTCACTGTACCTAAACGAAAgaaccaaattgaaaattttaaacacgcatgtatgcttaaattatcaaactttattttaaaacatattttataaaaatcggttcacaaatttttccacaaattcactttaaatatgctattttttgccaatttctaaatatatgctAGTGTATTTTCATCTGTTGTGCATTGTACCAAGCCAATTATGGATACATTTTCACGCACATATATTACctatgaattataaaaatcacTAGTAAAGTTTTTGACggttaatttctttgtaaatctttaaataaaatacaccttTTTCTGCATTGAGTTCAATAATGCGAAAAACCAAAATGCCTAATTTGAACTGTCAAATTACCGAGAAAGCACGAACAAAAGGGAATACATTAAACCCACTTAGCAACAAATGTATGAAGTGAACGCGAAAAGGTGTTCAATGCTAAAATGCTGTGGATGGCGTAGCCGGTGTTGGAccggccagagttattttttttaagcgcgGCCGAAAgccgccaatgcagaaaggaaTGAAATGCTAAAATACTGACTTagagttttaaagatatttgcttttaaagttgaaaaatttacaacttttacattgataatttgtatattgtgaataactttttcacttatattatgcacttttcacttactaacacttcaatataacgtttctgtatattaatttttttaatatttgttgtaaataaagctttattttaattattttattttagttacaattctctgcatttgcacaataagaaaaggaTTGCCacggttatttttttttgaggcGCGGCGCGAAAAAAaaccatggcaacccttttcttattgtgcaaatgcagatTTCCGCACAATTATTACATACTAtattcggaccgacaacgaaaacatgttttcctGGGAAAAATTGATTtccgcacgaaaacttgtgttttcgtccatgtaaaatctgtcaaacgaaatcAAAGTTTTCagtgaaaactacttgaaaacttacattctaCTCATTGTAATCgctgcctgctctagtttaatagATATTTTTGGAAGACTtcttttgccggccctaaattgtcacttgatatttgtttacattccatatacaaaaacagctgtcgcttgatattctcatattcgGGGAATTCTCCttctcttgcaaaaccttgcacggtgcagaaattgcagaattttcttcttggtgcaacggcacaacaacaaacacaagcagaaaattatttgcaatggccaTAAATGTGTCATATATagcactagattctgcaatgggtgtcCCCTTGGCTtcgcatatttcggtatagaatttttgcattttgtgtcatcgtgcaatcttgcaagagcaagagaatgccgctattgatagctgtcagtgaaaactcatcgaaaacacacattgtcggtccgaacgacttagattccacaacatacaaatgttttttcaaaatgttttcaatgtcggtcctaATAAAGTAAAAGAGGCACATGTACATGCCAACTTTGCAAGGAGGGTATTTGTAAGAAAACGTGTAGACGACTTGTTTCTGATCACTTTTGTATACCTTAAGCTATTAACCCTATTCTAATGCCCTCACATAAATCACCAGCCTCGCTATTGTGAGGCTGGTCAGTTGTTATTTTTTCGGGCacaaaaccacactgataaggtccactTAGTGGACATGGCGGATATCTGGGCggttgtagattttccaggtccaattagtttgttgaggCTGGGCTTTACTCTTTgacacaatacgcttgatagaactttatacgcgatgttgagaaggcttatcccacggtggctgtcgcagattgtggggtctccctttttgtggattgggtagagcgtacttaaattccaatcgttgggcatgctttagTTCGACCATATTTTCCTTATCAGTTATTCGTTGCCGTGTTTGAATATACCGGGCGGGCATTTCAACCagaaaacttaaaacatagaaaaggtgcaaattgaattctgtatgatgttcgatcgGACGGGATAGAATTGTAGtacggaattcaccattcttgctgctatttagcagaaatcgGCACGCTCAATGGCAgaaacattgtgttgttggtaggtagaaaatccgagctgtgccgaacgaaactaacaaacgatcgccgattgttaccgcttccctgcTGCTCTAACAGCTTCGCCAACAAGctagtgtaaatattttaattttgtacgagcttgcatacatatcgacgctgatttttgcgagccacggaaaaatattttataattgacaaatattgtaaatcgacaacagctatgttgccacgtttctcacttctttcttagaacaaacaccagaaagatgttcaatttatgatttttagcttttgccatcgcaAAGaggcttgttggcaaaggcatgctcggggagatgttacggcgtctgtttttgtgattgaagcgaggtcgcttgtggaatatgcgcctgcgtttatgaatgaaatcgtttttgttgtaaaatttactacatttgagctgTGCCAATTCGACTGCCATATAgacttgccatgcttatgctatttgagacaattgttgtttttgtagaacattgCATTGaacatgcattcatacaaaattatactcatataattatttttatatgccaatatagaaatgccgacggcaaaacgcaaaagcatacattgcgattgccTGGTTCAAAGCACAAATTgacatgaaaatatcacaatgctgtggttgtgagtatcataaggagcatgcatacatatatttatttctcttcatattctgtttgagtatgtggagaactgttaggTAGGtaagtaggagtgcagccctatcgggctcaattagcacttgatgcgccattttgatacacAATTCGTAGAACCTCTTTTTGTATCTGCTATTACaattcaccttctctctcaaacaaTTTTGATGAttgatgaaactacttatgtctgatttgcttttagtggaaatccattccaggtttggtgcttgatggattccaagtgttttgtgtcggatctgtgctagagctgggcattcgcagtgaaagtggaaaattgtttccttgttccctgctactccgcagcctcggcagatgtcgttgtagggcatacccattttggacgcatgttccccaaatggccagtgccctgttgtgatAGCTGTTACTCTGCAAatgctttttcttgacctatttaataagtcgttggttcttttcctgccatatgttggccataattgcttagttatgacgcattttgtaatgtttttctaCCTGTTATTTGCagcttgttgaaattgtctattgacgggcttggtattagctccgcctcggattcgttgaggaaagttCCTgtctttgccaactcgtctgctttttcgttaccgaaaatgttcctgtggccgggaacccagatcaagtctagttggagctggtcttttattgagcttagtgctctcttgcagttgtcaactatgctggaatttgtcatgggtgaagacaaggccaggagcgtcgcctggctatccgtaaatatagttgttttatgtatattcccgtggttttctaatagaacttctcaggctttttctatgcctagtacttctgcttggaagatgctagccaagttcggtagacgtagagagagagatatgcctagatcagcagagaatacccccgtgcctactccgcagtccattttggacccatcggtatagactgagatggtatccgcctctcctattgaacctcttctccattctcgtctagatggtatcctgacctggaagtgtctattgaaatccagctttgttAGAATGTAGTCTGACTTactaatggtgagcttgtttaggattacactatgtccataATTCTG
This region includes:
- the LOC120780448 gene encoding transmembrane emp24 domain-containing protein bai, with product MFLRLFILLSTYNLVIGVMFNIKPNGQKCLKEDIQPNQLVKGDYEVTTVPGQLIDYIARDTKGHILSKGEHITKGKFTFMSEVYETYEICFISKVPPHQRGIEQEIKLVTKKGVETRSYEGIQEAAKLKPMEVELKRLEYLSDSIVRDFALMRKREEEMRDTNEKTNSRVLFFSIFSMCCLLGLATWQVLYLRRYFKAKKLIE